The following are from one region of the Hymenobacter radiodurans genome:
- the rpiB gene encoding ribose 5-phosphate isomerase B → MKIAIGSDHAGFEYKQMLAKWLREAGHEVQDFGTHSPDSVDYPDFVHPLASAITADEFKQGILVCGSANGVCITANKHRGIRAAIAWEPELASLARQHNDANILCVPARFISEETARQITDKFLTTEFEGGRHQTRVNKIDC, encoded by the coding sequence ATGAAGATTGCTATTGGCTCCGACCACGCCGGATTTGAGTACAAGCAGATGCTAGCCAAGTGGTTGCGCGAAGCCGGCCACGAGGTGCAGGATTTTGGTACCCACTCACCCGATTCCGTGGACTATCCGGATTTTGTGCATCCGTTAGCCTCCGCTATAACGGCTGATGAGTTCAAGCAGGGAATTTTGGTGTGCGGCAGCGCAAACGGCGTCTGTATTACCGCCAACAAGCACCGTGGTATCCGCGCGGCAATTGCCTGGGAGCCTGAGCTAGCCTCCTTGGCCCGCCAACACAACGATGCCAATATTCTGTGCGTGCCGGCGCGCTTCATAAGTGAAGAAACCGCCCGCCAAATCACCGACAAGTTTCTTACCACCGAATTTGAAGGTGGTCGCCACCAAACGCGCGTCAATAAGATTGACTGCTAG
- the tatC gene encoding twin-arginine translocase subunit TatC → MLLTQVSVDQTSIQAENRPGEPQEMSFIDHLEALRWHIIRAAIAVLVFTLGAFLAKDFLFHDLILGPSRPDFWTYRMFCEFGKLVHAPDLCVDPIKFDIQNRQMSGQLTMHISSSFIVGLAMGFPYTFWELWRFVKPGLYPHEQANSRGAVFFVSILFILGLLFGYYIAAPLSINFLASYQLDPSIENQIDLQSYLSTLTTMSLSCAFVFELPMIVFFLAKAGLITPEIMRLYRKHAIVVILVVAAIITPPDVSSQLIVTIPILLLYEVSINIARVVGRNRLQKLNDDLVANNGQS, encoded by the coding sequence ATGTTATTAACTCAAGTATCAGTGGATCAAACCAGCATCCAAGCCGAAAACCGGCCGGGCGAGCCCCAGGAGATGTCTTTTATCGATCATCTGGAGGCCTTGCGCTGGCATATCATTCGCGCCGCCATTGCGGTCTTAGTGTTTACGCTGGGGGCTTTTTTAGCGAAAGACTTTCTCTTCCACGACCTTATTCTGGGCCCTTCACGCCCCGATTTCTGGACGTACCGCATGTTCTGTGAGTTCGGGAAGCTCGTCCACGCTCCCGATCTGTGTGTCGATCCCATCAAGTTTGACATTCAGAACCGGCAGATGAGCGGACAGCTAACCATGCACATCAGCAGCTCCTTTATTGTAGGGCTGGCGATGGGTTTTCCTTATACCTTTTGGGAGCTGTGGCGCTTCGTGAAGCCAGGTTTGTATCCGCACGAACAGGCGAACTCACGCGGTGCAGTGTTCTTTGTCTCGATTCTCTTTATTCTGGGCTTACTGTTCGGGTACTACATTGCTGCGCCTCTGAGCATCAACTTCTTAGCCTCTTATCAGCTCGACCCTAGCATTGAGAATCAGATTGACTTGCAGAGCTATCTGAGCACGCTCACCACGATGTCGCTGTCATGCGCTTTTGTATTCGAGCTGCCGATGATCGTGTTTTTCCTAGCTAAAGCGGGTCTGATTACGCCCGAAATTATGCGCCTGTACCGCAAGCATGCCATCGTGGTTATTCTGGTTGTGGCGGCTATCATCACACCTCCTGATGTATCGTCGCAGCTGATTGTTACCATTCCGATTTTGCTGCTGTACGAGGTAAGTATCAATATTGCCCGCGTCGTGGGGCGCAACAGACTACAAAAGCTTAACGATGATCTGGTTGCCAATAATGGCCAGAGCTAA
- a CDS encoding serine hydroxymethyltransferase, with the protein METTTTTLAPDTVLFDLIRKEKERQTHGLELIASENYVSEQVMRAQGSILTNKYAEGLPGKRYYGGCEIVDQVEQLAIDRAKELFGVEWVNVQPHSGAQANAAVMLAILNPGDKILGFDLSHGGHLTHGSPVNFSGKLYKPSFYGVEPETGLIDWEKVKETARREQPKLIICGASAYSRDWNYKALREAADEVGALLLADISHPSGLIAKGLLNNPFEYCHIVTTTTHKTLRGPRGGLILLGKDFENPFGLKTPKGELRMMSALLDSGVFPGTQGGPLEHVIGAKAVAFGEALTETYADYTRQVIRNANALASAFTERGYQIISGGTDNHLMLIDLRSKGLTGKLAENTLIKADITINKNMVPFDDKSPFVTSGMRIGSAAVTTRGLVETDMTRIVELIDDVLMHHDDEAHLSRVRGQVNEWMQAFPLFA; encoded by the coding sequence ATGGAAACGACCACAACTACTCTCGCCCCCGATACCGTGCTGTTTGACCTTATTCGTAAGGAAAAAGAGCGCCAAACCCACGGTCTTGAACTCATTGCTTCCGAAAATTACGTCTCGGAGCAAGTGATGCGGGCGCAAGGGTCTATCCTCACCAATAAATATGCCGAAGGTTTGCCTGGCAAGCGCTATTATGGCGGCTGCGAAATTGTAGACCAAGTTGAGCAACTGGCCATCGACCGTGCAAAGGAGTTGTTTGGCGTAGAGTGGGTGAATGTGCAGCCCCACTCCGGTGCTCAGGCCAACGCTGCTGTGATGCTAGCCATCCTCAACCCCGGCGACAAAATTCTGGGCTTCGACCTAAGCCACGGGGGGCATTTAACGCACGGCTCGCCCGTCAATTTCTCCGGTAAGCTGTATAAGCCGTCCTTCTATGGTGTAGAGCCCGAAACCGGTCTTATCGATTGGGAGAAGGTAAAGGAAACTGCTCGCCGCGAGCAGCCCAAGCTTATTATCTGCGGCGCCTCGGCCTACTCCCGCGACTGGAACTACAAAGCCCTGCGTGAAGCCGCTGACGAAGTAGGTGCTTTGCTGCTGGCTGATATTTCGCACCCCAGTGGCCTGATTGCCAAAGGATTGCTAAATAATCCGTTTGAGTATTGCCACATCGTAACGACGACTACCCACAAAACGCTGCGCGGGCCGCGTGGGGGGCTTATTTTGTTGGGTAAGGACTTTGAGAATCCTTTTGGCCTGAAAACGCCGAAAGGGGAACTGCGCATGATGTCGGCGCTGCTCGACTCCGGCGTATTCCCCGGCACGCAAGGCGGGCCGCTAGAGCATGTAATTGGTGCTAAAGCAGTTGCCTTCGGTGAAGCCCTCACCGAGACGTATGCCGACTATACACGCCAGGTTATCCGCAACGCTAACGCCTTGGCTTCAGCATTTACGGAACGCGGCTATCAAATTATTTCGGGCGGCACGGATAACCATTTGATGCTAATCGACCTGCGCAGCAAAGGTCTCACCGGCAAGCTGGCGGAGAATACGCTTATCAAAGCTGATATCACCATCAATAAAAACATGGTGCCCTTCGATGATAAGTCGCCCTTCGTAACCTCGGGCATGCGCATTGGTTCGGCAGCCGTCACCACGCGTGGCCTCGTTGAAACGGATATGACGCGCATCGTGGAGCTGATCGACGATGTGCTCATGCACCACGATGACGAGGCGCACCTCAGCCGGGTGCGCGGGCAGGTAAATGAGTGGATGCAGGCTTTTCCACTGTTTGCCTAG
- a CDS encoding tetratricopeptide repeat protein: MTSSFDLRPYLEDMERFADGQLSAAEQEAFEERMLEDPELLKAHQAYEQLTADLRWAAGHEILQEQLQALDQSLDQRQQALTRVQRSPATTRRRTRRRWLLAIMGVILVGIGTWLMLRPSEDDAPAAWSRYYQPDMGLSEDEPSIARRPLLAEAMHQYQAGRYPDALRILQRLSPDQVGQDTLLYYNGIFLLQQDRATAARSYLRRVSQQSNSPLAGKALYHLGMVHWRNKHPVEARAILRQVADDPNNPYREDAQLVLHDNVLQDQ, encoded by the coding sequence ATGACGTCGTCCTTCGACTTACGCCCATATTTGGAAGATATGGAGCGCTTTGCTGACGGTCAGCTATCAGCAGCCGAGCAGGAAGCGTTTGAAGAGCGCATGCTCGAAGACCCAGAGCTACTCAAAGCGCACCAGGCTTATGAGCAGCTGACGGCCGATTTGCGCTGGGCGGCCGGACACGAGATATTGCAAGAACAGCTTCAGGCGCTGGATCAAAGCTTAGATCAACGTCAGCAAGCGCTAACCAGAGTGCAACGTAGCCCAGCTACTACGCGCCGCCGTACCCGTCGGCGCTGGCTGCTGGCCATCATGGGCGTGATTCTGGTAGGCATTGGTACCTGGCTGATGCTGCGCCCCAGCGAAGACGATGCACCTGCTGCCTGGAGCCGCTATTATCAGCCAGATATGGGTTTGTCGGAAGACGAACCAAGCATAGCCCGTCGGCCATTGCTGGCGGAGGCCATGCACCAGTATCAGGCAGGTCGCTACCCCGATGCGCTTCGCATTTTGCAGCGCCTTTCCCCCGACCAAGTGGGCCAGGATACGCTCCTCTACTACAATGGCATTTTTCTGCTTCAGCAAGACCGGGCAACGGCGGCACGCTCTTACTTACGCCGCGTAAGTCAGCAGTCGAACTCTCCGCTGGCAGGCAAAGCGCTCTACCACCTTGGGATGGTGCATTGGCGCAATAAGCACCCCGTTGAGGCACGCGCTATTCTGCGGCAGGTAGCCGACGACCCCAACAACCCATACCGGGAAGATGCCCAGCTTGTGCTGCACGACAACGTACTTCAAGACCAATAA
- a CDS encoding metallophosphoesterase family protein, producing MEDLRVKVKQEQYQVTLKTLMARYATTDLHGCLRTFRHAVENKLRLGPTDELYVLGDYVNKGPDSRGVLDYLMQLQAAGFQVYCLRGNHDQELLDAAHGRNSITWASADDRALTLQSFGVTEAAHIPTHYLRWLNALPYQLDIPGFTLVHAGFDFHLPPQQMRQDWNTMLNIKQFVFDASRLQGRRLLYGHVPTPTAEVQRRVEARQGVIGLDTGCVYRHNPELSHLAVLNLDTFQLQLIPNQEEPYPIAHR from the coding sequence ATGGAAGACTTGCGGGTTAAGGTTAAACAAGAACAGTATCAAGTAACTCTCAAAACGCTAATGGCTCGCTACGCTACCACTGATTTGCACGGCTGTCTGCGCACCTTCCGCCACGCGGTAGAAAATAAGTTGCGCCTGGGGCCCACAGATGAGTTGTACGTGCTGGGCGATTATGTAAACAAAGGCCCTGATAGTCGCGGGGTACTTGATTACCTGATGCAGCTGCAAGCCGCTGGTTTTCAAGTGTATTGTTTGCGCGGCAATCATGATCAGGAGTTGCTCGATGCGGCCCACGGCCGGAATTCCATCACTTGGGCGTCGGCCGATGACCGGGCGTTGACACTACAAAGCTTTGGGGTGACGGAGGCGGCTCATATTCCGACTCATTATCTACGCTGGCTCAATGCGTTGCCGTATCAGCTGGATATTCCGGGCTTTACATTGGTCCATGCCGGCTTCGACTTTCATTTGCCCCCCCAGCAGATGCGTCAGGATTGGAACACGATGCTCAATATTAAGCAGTTCGTATTTGATGCCTCGCGGCTCCAAGGGCGGCGCTTGCTATATGGTCACGTTCCGACACCCACGGCCGAAGTGCAGCGGCGAGTAGAGGCTCGCCAGGGAGTAATCGGCCTCGATACAGGCTGCGTTTACCGCCACAATCCAGAGCTATCTCACTTGGCTGTGTTGAACTTAGATACGTTTCAACTTCAGCTTATTCCTAATCAGGAAGAACCTTACCCAATAGCACACCGCTGA
- a CDS encoding 4a-hydroxytetrahydrobiopterin dehydratase encodes MWTEHDNALTRTFRFPDFKVAFAFMTAVAAEAERQNHHPWWSNVYDTVEFRLYTHDAGNTVTKRDHRLAEAIDRLAAEHGAS; translated from the coding sequence ATGTGGACCGAACACGATAACGCCCTCACCCGCACCTTCCGCTTCCCCGATTTCAAGGTGGCCTTCGCTTTCATGACCGCCGTGGCCGCCGAAGCGGAGCGCCAGAATCATCATCCGTGGTGGTCCAATGTGTACGATACCGTTGAGTTTCGACTCTACACCCACGATGCGGGCAATACCGTCACCAAACGCGACCACCGCTTGGCCGAAGCCATTGATCGGCTAGCCGCTGAGCACGGCGCTAGTTAA
- the lnt gene encoding apolipoprotein N-acyltransferase, with product MALLSAGLLWAGWPVHPAAMALLLLVGWVPYLRMEQLLTRRGASGWKVFRYTYLTLVLWNAFTTWWVSYSTLGGGIAAVVLNALLMCLPTMAFYHTKKLAGPTLGYLSLPIYWIAFEQLHLHWDLTWPWLTLGNGFAQANSWVQWYEYTGFLGGSVWIWVVNILAFMSLQQYAAASRPGAPELSRVQVQRLILVPLLAALLPIGISKLIGYNYQEKGPPVEVLVIQPNIDPYQEKFQGAENFIPIEAQVTRLINLTTENLTPKTRLVLWPETSLDQAQWETQFDANPNTQRVRAMLAQHPNLELITGITSLVAYPSKEKASVTARYRDDAGYFDVFNTAAFLPNASTPATFYHKSRLVPGVEKVPPLLTKLIANIDLGGTVGSYGSQEERTVFRSPTDSALRVGPLICYESVYGDFVAEYVKNGASLLGIITNDGWWSDSPGHEQHLQYATLRAIETRRAIARSANTGISAFINQKGEVTTQTDWWVPAASRATVQLNSELTFYVRHGELIGPTMQVLAGLLIALTVGKAIMRRRIITAA from the coding sequence TTGGCGCTGCTTAGTGCTGGGCTGTTGTGGGCCGGCTGGCCCGTGCACCCGGCTGCTATGGCTTTGCTACTGCTGGTGGGATGGGTACCGTATTTGCGGATGGAGCAATTGCTTACGCGACGCGGAGCCAGTGGCTGGAAGGTATTTCGCTATACCTATCTGACCTTGGTGCTTTGGAATGCTTTCACCACGTGGTGGGTGAGCTACAGCACCTTGGGCGGCGGAATTGCGGCCGTCGTGCTCAATGCGTTGCTGATGTGCCTGCCTACCATGGCGTTCTACCACACCAAAAAACTAGCTGGTCCTACGCTGGGCTACCTTTCACTGCCTATTTACTGGATAGCCTTCGAGCAGCTGCATTTGCACTGGGACCTCACGTGGCCCTGGCTTACGCTCGGCAACGGTTTTGCGCAGGCGAATAGCTGGGTGCAGTGGTACGAATACACCGGCTTTCTGGGCGGCTCCGTCTGGATTTGGGTGGTAAATATTCTGGCGTTTATGTCCCTGCAACAATACGCGGCGGCTAGTCGGCCGGGGGCGCCAGAGTTGAGCCGCGTACAGGTGCAGCGCCTGATCTTGGTTCCGTTGCTGGCTGCTTTGCTGCCCATCGGGATTTCTAAACTTATTGGCTACAACTACCAAGAAAAAGGCCCCCCAGTTGAGGTTTTGGTAATTCAACCCAACATCGACCCCTATCAGGAGAAGTTTCAGGGGGCCGAGAACTTTATTCCTATTGAGGCGCAGGTTACTCGGCTGATTAATCTTACCACTGAAAACCTGACGCCCAAAACGCGCCTCGTGCTCTGGCCCGAAACCTCGCTGGATCAGGCACAGTGGGAAACGCAGTTTGATGCGAATCCGAATACCCAGCGCGTGCGGGCTATGCTGGCTCAGCATCCCAATCTGGAGCTTATCACGGGCATCACTAGCCTAGTGGCATATCCAAGCAAGGAAAAGGCCAGCGTCACCGCCCGTTACCGCGATGATGCTGGGTATTTTGATGTATTTAATACGGCGGCTTTTCTGCCAAATGCTAGCACCCCGGCTACTTTTTATCACAAATCCCGCCTTGTGCCGGGCGTGGAGAAAGTGCCGCCGCTTCTTACTAAACTCATTGCCAACATCGACTTGGGTGGCACGGTGGGCAGCTACGGTAGCCAAGAGGAGCGCACCGTATTCCGCTCTCCTACCGACTCCGCGTTGCGGGTGGGCCCGCTGATTTGCTACGAATCAGTGTACGGCGACTTTGTGGCTGAATACGTCAAGAATGGAGCAAGCCTGCTGGGCATCATCACGAATGACGGTTGGTGGAGCGACTCGCCCGGCCACGAGCAGCATTTGCAATACGCCACCCTGCGCGCCATTGAAACCCGGCGGGCCATTGCGCGCTCGGCCAATACAGGCATTTCGGCTTTTATTAATCAGAAAGGTGAAGTCACGACCCAAACTGATTGGTGGGTGCCTGCGGCCAGCCGGGCCACTGTTCAACTCAACTCCGAACTCACTTTTTACGTGCGCCACGGCGAGCTGATTGGGCCCACGATGCAAGTGCTGGCAGGATTACTGATAGCACTGACTGTAGGTAAAGCAATAATGAGGCGACGGATTATTACAGCCGCTTAA
- a CDS encoding inositol monophosphatase family protein, with protein sequence MDFNAISLQVAEIARRAGQFIRQEAASFDLATVEHKGLHDMVSYVDQQSEKQLVDELHALLPEAGFITEEGTAAKARTEEYNWIIDPLDGTTNFIHGQPAYCVSIALMHRDELVVGVVYEINQDECFRAALGGGAFCNEKPIRVSAAANLHESLLATGFPYYKFDRLDAYLKIMGEFMQSTHGIRRVGSAALDLAYVAAGRFDGYFEFNINSYDVAAGVLLVREAGGHVTQFLTNGDPIFGREVLATNGQIHRQMQQTIGDYWK encoded by the coding sequence ATGGATTTCAACGCAATAAGCCTTCAGGTAGCGGAGATAGCGCGCCGGGCCGGGCAGTTTATTCGCCAGGAGGCAGCTAGCTTCGACCTAGCTACCGTGGAGCACAAGGGCTTGCATGATATGGTTTCGTACGTCGATCAGCAGAGCGAGAAGCAGTTGGTAGACGAACTGCATGCGCTGCTCCCAGAAGCTGGTTTTATTACGGAAGAAGGCACCGCTGCCAAAGCCCGCACCGAGGAATACAATTGGATTATCGATCCCCTCGATGGCACTACCAACTTCATACACGGACAACCCGCGTATTGCGTAAGCATAGCCCTGATGCACCGCGACGAGCTAGTGGTAGGTGTAGTGTATGAAATCAACCAGGATGAGTGCTTCCGAGCAGCACTGGGCGGCGGTGCTTTCTGCAACGAAAAGCCGATTCGCGTATCAGCCGCGGCCAATTTGCACGAGTCGCTGTTGGCCACGGGCTTTCCTTACTACAAGTTCGACCGGCTCGATGCGTACCTAAAAATCATGGGCGAATTCATGCAGTCAACGCACGGTATTCGGCGCGTGGGCTCAGCGGCGCTAGACCTCGCCTACGTTGCGGCCGGTCGCTTTGATGGCTATTTTGAGTTCAATATCAACTCCTACGACGTAGCGGCGGGCGTACTACTGGTGCGCGAGGCCGGTGGTCACGTGACGCAATTTCTCACTAATGGCGACCCCATATTTGGCCGGGAGGTGTTAGCTACGAACGGTCAGATACACCGGCAGATGCAGCAAACCATTGGTGATTACTGGAAGTAG
- a CDS encoding CHRD domain-containing protein: MLNNGFYANLHSAAFPGGEIRGDIKVK, from the coding sequence TTGCTCAACAACGGTTTCTACGCCAACCTGCATAGCGCCGCTTTCCCCGGCGGCGAAATAAGAGGAGATATTAAAGTGAAATAG
- a CDS encoding CHRD domain-containing protein, with the protein MPPTSSARAGIINALYDKDTNVLTYWSLISLPSSSPVVHLHRAAPGTNGPIIATLPSNSGFLPFEGKASILEADEAALLSGDTYIDVHSAEFPNGEVRGAVVPL; encoded by the coding sequence GTGCCGCCCACTTCTTCTGCTCGTGCGGGCATTATCAATGCATTATATGATAAGGACACCAATGTGCTCACCTACTGGTCACTTATTAGTTTACCATCTTCATCACCAGTGGTGCATTTGCACCGCGCCGCGCCGGGCACGAATGGGCCCATTATAGCGACGTTGCCTTCAAATAGTGGTTTCTTGCCCTTTGAAGGCAAGGCGAGCATTCTGGAAGCTGACGAAGCGGCATTGCTCTCCGGTGACACTTATATAGACGTGCATAGCGCTGAGTTTCCGAATGGAGAGGTTAGGGGGGCAGTTGTGCCACTCTAA
- a CDS encoding CHRD domain-containing protein, with translation MLQKLTSGFLLLLSLGITAACDQFDIDDLRKKAPPSPPEISLSARLTNDQLVPRPLFPSSGLASFTGTYDQQTNVLTYVVAFNSSVFNSVTADEVHLHRGAPGTNGPIAYALPARNGTVTLSEADEALLLAGNMYVDGESLVDAGQRLAALTRGLL, from the coding sequence ATGCTACAAAAACTCACTTCCGGTTTTCTCTTACTCCTGAGTCTGGGCATTACGGCTGCCTGTGACCAATTTGATATAGATGACCTGCGCAAAAAGGCGCCGCCTAGTCCTCCCGAAATATCTCTGTCCGCGAGACTCACGAACGACCAACTAGTGCCGAGGCCTCTGTTTCCCAGCAGCGGCTTAGCTTCTTTTACGGGCACCTATGACCAGCAGACTAACGTCCTGACTTATGTGGTAGCATTCAATAGCAGTGTATTTAATTCTGTAACCGCAGATGAAGTGCACCTGCACCGGGGCGCGCCAGGAACGAATGGGCCTATTGCCTATGCCTTGCCCGCCCGCAATGGGACCGTCACGTTATCCGAAGCTGACGAGGCTCTGCTATTGGCGGGGAATATGTATGTGGACGGCGAGTCGCTGGTCGACGCGGGGCAGCGGCTCGCTGCCCTAACTCGGGGGCTATTATAA
- a CDS encoding CHRD domain-containing protein: MLNKLTGCCLLALGSVAFSACDQFGLEDWRGNGQPAPRPKIALTSPNMDARQVVNGPPSRAIGTYAGLYDPQTNVLVSTIGYSVEPVLSAHLHRGQPGTNGPIVFSFPSLTHPVGATVTLSEEDEVLLLNNGMYVDVHTPIFPQGELRGPVRRQ, from the coding sequence ATGCTAAACAAACTTACCGGCTGTTGCCTCTTGGCATTAGGCTCCGTAGCGTTTTCCGCCTGCGACCAGTTCGGCCTAGAAGACTGGCGAGGGAATGGACAGCCTGCCCCCCGGCCCAAGATAGCCTTGACCTCCCCTAATATGGACGCTCGCCAAGTAGTAAATGGCCCCCCGTCGCGGGCTATTGGGACTTACGCAGGGCTCTACGACCCACAAACCAATGTATTGGTTTCTACTATTGGTTACTCTGTGGAGCCTGTACTATCGGCTCACCTGCACCGGGGGCAGCCAGGAACGAATGGGCCCATCGTTTTCTCCTTTCCTTCGCTCACACACCCTGTGGGAGCTACCGTTACCCTTTCCGAAGAGGATGAGGTGTTGCTGCTCAACAACGGAATGTATGTGGATGTGCATACGCCAATTTTTCCTCAGGGCGAACTTCGAGGGCCTGTCAGGCGGCAATAA
- a CDS encoding TlpA family protein disulfide reductase, whose amino-acid sequence MNSASKKSPLRFLIGLLTVALLAPAVSRAQGTVVLTGKVSNHKTDTIAVSFREHPLDAKEHITYARLDSKGEFRLAVAVPGPTRADLVYGDDVADLFLEPGNAIEVRFKSNDLASSIKFKGPGSAASSYLVELDEQFIENDGFQVLPDNIMLYEPGFLSFLDYRRKAEQKFLDGYAQDNQISAAFKAYAQAEIDYSYANDRLTFQDLREQVVATEGRLKMTPEYYGFLNDAKLINNPSAAQSEQHQEFLLNYIHHTAVAANHQRTDPDFYWVCYELAKKQLTGPVKPLVMGRVLQESFRFGHVKQSAAMLADFRSVDPKNEFFPLLQRDFETHKAFAIGAPAPDFKLVTVKGDTVSLRDFAGKLVYLNFWRTTSGLSLRDLPYAQDLARKFEGKNIVFLNIALDDNDPAWKQLVVSKKLPGVHVRAAGGLRSALARAYALQEVPSYFLLAEDGSFLNTKPKRLSSHAAIDEIKESFGKASTYTSALPVATDK is encoded by the coding sequence ATGAATTCTGCTTCGAAAAAATCGCCTCTCCGTTTTCTTATTGGTCTACTGACTGTTGCGCTGTTGGCGCCCGCTGTGAGTCGGGCACAGGGCACTGTGGTGCTGACCGGGAAGGTGAGCAACCATAAGACGGATACTATTGCTGTTTCTTTTCGCGAGCATCCGCTCGACGCGAAAGAGCACATTACCTACGCGCGCCTCGATAGCAAAGGGGAGTTTCGGCTGGCCGTGGCGGTGCCTGGTCCTACCCGCGCCGACCTCGTGTACGGCGATGATGTAGCTGATTTGTTTCTGGAGCCTGGCAACGCAATTGAAGTGCGTTTCAAAAGCAATGACCTAGCTTCTAGCATCAAGTTTAAGGGCCCTGGCTCCGCTGCCAGCAGCTATCTGGTAGAACTGGATGAGCAGTTTATTGAAAATGATGGCTTTCAGGTCCTGCCCGATAACATCATGCTTTACGAGCCTGGCTTTCTGTCTTTTCTGGATTACCGCCGCAAAGCCGAGCAGAAATTTTTGGACGGCTACGCACAGGACAATCAGATATCGGCCGCTTTCAAGGCATATGCACAGGCCGAAATCGATTATAGTTATGCCAACGACCGCCTCACGTTTCAGGATCTGCGCGAGCAGGTGGTAGCCACAGAAGGCCGCCTGAAAATGACGCCTGAGTATTATGGCTTCCTCAACGACGCGAAGCTCATCAACAACCCCAGCGCTGCCCAAAGCGAGCAACATCAGGAGTTTTTGCTGAATTACATTCATCATACCGCAGTAGCGGCCAACCATCAGCGCACCGACCCCGACTTTTACTGGGTGTGCTACGAGTTGGCCAAGAAGCAACTGACGGGTCCGGTAAAGCCCTTGGTTATGGGTCGTGTTCTGCAGGAGTCGTTCCGTTTCGGGCACGTGAAACAGTCGGCTGCGATGCTAGCTGACTTTCGCAGCGTAGATCCCAAAAATGAGTTTTTTCCGCTGCTACAGCGCGATTTTGAAACCCACAAAGCCTTCGCTATTGGTGCGCCGGCTCCCGACTTCAAGCTCGTGACAGTAAAAGGCGACACGGTGTCGTTGCGTGATTTTGCCGGTAAGCTAGTGTACCTGAACTTCTGGCGCACGACCAGCGGTCTGAGCTTGCGCGACCTGCCGTATGCTCAGGATTTAGCGAGGAAATTCGAAGGCAAAAATATTGTGTTTCTCAATATTGCCCTCGATGACAATGACCCCGCCTGGAAGCAACTGGTAGTAAGCAAGAAGCTGCCGGGCGTACATGTGCGGGCGGCGGGCGGCTTGCGCTCAGCGCTGGCTCGGGCCTACGCTTTGCAAGAGGTGCCCTCGTATTTTCTGTTGGCTGAAGATGGCTCCTTCCTCAATACCAAGCCCAAACGCCTAAGCAGTCACGCGGCAATCGACGAGATAAAAGAGTCATTTGGCAAAGCCTCCACGTACACCAGCGCCTTGCCCGTAGCAACCGATAAATAA